The following nucleotide sequence is from Leopardus geoffroyi isolate Oge1 chromosome A1, O.geoffroyi_Oge1_pat1.0, whole genome shotgun sequence.
ttttagcaagaatcctgctaagtcagtttagGTAGAAGCCCCATTCTTGATATATGATCAAGTTCCTTATCCTCTCACTCTTGATGTTTACATTCTTGTCCTGCCTTTAGCAAGAATCCTATTGAGACAGGTTTGCAAGAATCCCCCAACTTTGCTGTCTCCTTTTGGTAATTTTCCATCCATGATCCCCTTACTCTACTTGTTGCTGTGAATCTGCAGCTGTCTTTGCTGTATTGGGAGTAGAGTTCAATTTTACTGAAGCCTCTCTCCCCTGTTGCAGTAgtactgaataaaatatttctttactaCCTTTAACTAGTGTCTTTATTTAACtaactttatttcctttgagagcaGCCCCAACTATtgcaaaatgttgaaaaatatgaAAGTCTTCACGATTCATTTATTCAAGCTAAGTAAGGTAATGCAGATAGTACCAAACTAAGTAAAAAATATGTCATTACAGTATGACAAATACCTTCAACCAACAGTTTATCCACCACTACAGGGCATTCTTACATTAGCAACTACATGAACATATTCATCATAGTTGCTCTGGTATAGAAATGGTCCTTGATAAAACTCAAAACATAAAGCGTGCAATTTCCAAACAAGTGGGCAGAGGGTATGgaacagggaagagggaagacaaaataaatgacatgACATGACATGACATGACATGACATGAACTACATCCACAAAAAAAACTAACAACCCAGAAACAAAAATTTAGGCCAAATGTACATAAGGAGATGGTAGCAATAAACCTAGATCTATCAGTAACTACTAGATATGCACATGGAATGAACTTTCGaattaaaaatactgtaagactagatttttaaaaatacagatatctGCTAAAACAAGGATACACACATCTTCTAAgtagaaagatggaaaaagatacacctggcaaataattaaacaaagaaaattcatGTGGCTACATTTGGTTAAATGCAAAGTAACACGTTAAGAAAAAACACTACTAGAAGTAGGAAAAGTAATTACATAacaataaaaagttaattcaccaagaaaatattaataaactcatGTATTTAACGATgtagcttcaaaatatataaagcaaaaattgacaagAGAATTGACAAATCCATTacagagatatttttaatttattattatcagTAACTGATAGAAAAGCTGATCCCcaactccccccaaaaaagtcacCAAGTATATAGAATTTCTGAATAGCAAAATTAATGTTTGATTTAATGTAGAGACATATagaaattccaaaattaaaacacatttttaacacttttattttaaaaaattacctcatGCTAGGCTATAAAGTAGTCTCGAACATTTCAAAGAACTGGTATCAGAAAAACCACATAATTTCATAACAATGCCaattagacatttttttaaaagatcagaaacttctttaaaaatttaggtAAAGGGACTATTTAGAGACTGGGCCAGTCACGCTAACAGATTCTTTCCTTTACCACACTCTCATCAGACTCTTctgagcttttttaaaaactgccccCTTGTTGCAGCAAGTACATACATACCTCCTTAATACTTGGACCTGAGGCTGCCTTTCCCTTCTCAAATTGTCATCCCTATTTCCTTAACTCAGGGGGACCCCTGCTTTCTGCCTGGATCCCTTCCTCACTGCATCCTGGAAGCTCCAGAAGTTCTGAGCTGGGACAGCCAGGATGGTTCCTGCCTCCAGACAGCACCCTGCACTCCTGTCGTTATGCTTCATTGTAGTTCATCGGGCTTTTTACTCATTTGATGTTGGAAGGAAGTATGGATCTTGTGACTTCATTACAGACAGAAGGGGAAGCTCAAGATTCTTTATAACCTTAAAATGACATATTACTAGCTTAGTTCTTAAAACATTAGATTATTATTTTCAATACCGTGATCTCCCATATTTTAACAAATTCACAGGTAAGACATTAATGGATTACCTaatgttaaaatatcttttaattttttttgattagGTGACTCAACTGAATTATtaagaatctttctttttaacttgtgTATAGCTGACaaatgttacattagtctcaggcgtacaacatagtgattaagtttatacattatgctatgttcaccacacgtgtagctaccatctgccacAATACCATGCTATTGCCTTATCATTGAGTATATTCCATATgctgtactttaaaatttttaatgtttatttgagagagagagagacagtgcatgagcaggggaggggcagagagagacagacagaatctaaagcaggctccaggctctgagctgtcagcacagagccggatgtggagcttgaacccatgaactttgagatcaggacctgagccgaagttggatgctcaactgactgagccacccacgtgccccctatgctgtaccttttattcttgtgacttattcattccataaatggaagcctgtacctcccactctccctcaccCATTTTACCTGTGCCCCCCCCCatagtttgtcctctatatttatAGGTATGATCtgctttttgtgtgcttattcatttgtttttggttttgtttctttagattccacatataaatgaaatcatatggtatttgtatttctcagtctgacttaaggaacccttatacactgttggtgggaatgttggtatagccactgtggaaaataatatggatttTCCTCAAAAGTTAGAAATACTATATGGTCCAATATTTCCACTACTGCATATTGACCctaagaacacaaaaacactaatttgaaagatatatgcacccctatggtttttttttttaagtttattctgagagagagcgagagaaagcacaagtgggggtagggatagagagagaatcccaagcaggctccgagctgtcagcttagagcgAGATGTGGGGCTCAGgaccacaaaccacgagatcatgacctgagctgaatgagtttaactgactgagccacccaggtgcccctgcacccctatgtttattgcagcattatttacaatagccaagatatggaaaccacctaagtgtccaccattgatagatgaatagataagaaagatgtggtatatatacacaatggattatACTCATTCATAAAGAGGATGGTAACtgctgccatttgtgacaacatggatgggtattatgctaatgaaatattaaaaattttaaggcaacaaaggaagacaaagaaactgagggaCAAGAGCAGCCTTTTGATCACAACAATCtaacatccattttctttttttctatatttctcacCCCAGGCTTAGGACCTTTCCTAGCCCTAAGTTCCTGTCCTGGCCCACAGGGCAGTTCCATGGATAACAGGCCTGTGACTCTGTGTACCTGGAGCTCTGACTTTGCCCACAGAATCCTGGTCAGTAGCCTGGTAAATGAGGCTCCTTACAAGGACAGATAGCACATTTCCTGAAGCAAAGGAAGAGCCCTTCCAGGCCAGGAATTCTTTAGTTAAAATCCTTTCGTTCTGtcagttttcagattttttccttcattactgAACCTGAATAATATCCAGACACACAGATACTTCCTGACAGGTTTTTGAGTACAGGGATCAGATGTTACTTCTACCAGTGATGCTGGTTCCTGACCTTACCATTTAAAGATTTATCATCTCCCACCGGCAAACATAAAGGCGCCCTGAGTGAGAGAGATCAGTACTTCAAAGAGAGGGAGCCACATATGCAAATGTACAGGTGGGTGATAGCATGGCACATTTGTAGAACATCTATTAAATAATGAGAATGACAGAGGTTGAAGcttgagaagaaagcagaggCCAATTAAGACCAAAGGTCTTAATTGCTATTCTAAAGGAATTTGAATTTGATTCTGAAATTATAGAaccaattaaaaattatatgtaaggGAAATTGCTCTGACGATAATGTGTGGAGAATGAGTTTAGGAGGTCGAAGATAACTGAACAGACTGAAGCTTAgaagttaagcacctgactcttgatttcggctcaggtcataatctcaccgtttgtgagatcaagccccatatcaggctctgcactgacagcgcagaccctgcttgggattctctctctccctctctctctgtccctgccctgctctcaagcatgtgctctctcaaaataaataatttttttttttaaagggagtaCTTATTTCACTCTCTGGAGAATTGCTATTCTTTCAAAACCGGGCTCAGGCATCACTGTCATATAGGTCACTGTATATGGTCAAGGTCCCTTGGTTAGGCTCTGTTCCTTCTTTCCGAATCCTGTTTAAATCTCTATAAGATGTTCTGTAACACAGTATCATTGTAACCTCtatttctctgtgaaaaatacttcaATACGTTATGATAATTTGCTTATTCACTATTCCCTTCAACCCCATCCTCTCAATTCATGACTTCTTGAAGACAGGgactgtttctcttttctttataattaccAGCGCCCGGGATAGTGCTTGGCTCAAACCTGGGATTAAGCAAACCATTTCTAAGGCttagaattatttcctttatttgcctttgcagtcttttttttttttttaatttgaaaagatcaagTAGGGAAAACATGCTTTTATTTCATGAGATTGATTCATTTTCAAGATGTTGCCACAGTGACATGTTCTTTAAATTACTTCAGGATTTCTTTTGCagccaactaaaaaaaaaatattaatagctttAACTCTGAAGCTATTAACCTGGAAGttaaaaaactacattttttcTACTTAAATTAACATGCTGTTCAGAACACAGCAAGTACAGTTAAATAATAAATGACTTCAAGGCAACTCAGAAGTAATTCTgagaacaaaattagaaattgttttaggggcacctggttggctcagtctcacaatttgtgggtttgagacccgtgttgggctctgtgctgacagctcagagcctggagcctgcttcagattctgtcttcctctctctgcccatctcccgcTCATGACCTGtatgtctctccaaaataaataaatgttaaaaaattttttaaaaaagaaattgttttaaaaattttgggaGACTCTTAGATGTAGTTTGGAAATAACTAGAAGAATAAAGGAGTAAGAGaacagggtttttctttttcctttctcttttttaatgaaaaccatGCAGAACATTTGACAACAGTTTTGCAAAAGGCAAATTCCAGAGACTGAGGTAGTTTGcagtttgttttttatctattatttggtctacatgtgcatatattttatgATCAATTATCTTTTGCTACTGGCTCATACAGTGGATGTCTTTGAGAAACCCAGAATTCCTACCCCcagatttttctcatgtttacCTATCACATATAGTGTATAATGCTctataaagagatagaaaaatccCCATCTTTTATCTTACAAGTGGTTAAAATCAGTATTTGCAACTGTGATTTACTTGTCTTGGGATATTTTCAAAAGTGACAGAAAGGTACAAAAGTTTTCCATATACTCATTACATACTCAAAGCTTTTTATCCTTAGAATTTAATAtctgatgaaaacaaaatagataCGTTTTCTCATGttcattacatttattaaatcaaTCTCAAATATGTATCTTGTGATGAGCTTTGGTTTAAGGCTTGCACACATGCAAATCTACTTTCAAGGAATCTTCTTCAATGTGGATTTTGTAATGATTAGTAAGGGATGACCTCTGGCTGAAAAGTTTCCCACATgtattacattcatagggtttctctccagtatgaattctttgATGGGCAATAAGTGATGAGCTCTGTCTGAAAGTTTTCCCACATGTGTTACACTCAAAGGGTTTTTCTCCTGTATGAATCCTCTGATGTTGAATAAGAGCTGCACTTTGGCCAAAAGATATCCCACATTCCAGACATCGatatggtttctctcctgtgtgaattctctggtgGTTACTAAGGGATGAGTTACACCTGAATGTTTTCCCACACTCGTTGCATTTATAGGGTCTTTCTCCAGTGTGCATTCTCTGATGTTGAATGAGGGCTGAACTCTgcctgaaggctttcccacatacTTTACATTTACacggtttctctccagtgtgaattctttCATGGATGATCAGCGTCGAGTGGGAACTTAAGGCTTTACCACATTCATTACAATTGTAcagtttctcaccagtatgaataATTCGGTGTCTGTTCAGTCGGGAAATTGAAGTAAAACCTTTTCCACATTCGTTACATCGATAGggcttttctccagtgtgaattctttCATGCTGAATAAGAGATGCGCTCTGACTGAAGGCTCTCCCACATTCACTACACTTaaaaggtttctctcctgtgtgaatcCTCTGATGATAACGAAGGGATGAACTAGACTTGAAGGTGTTGCCACATTCATTGCATAAATAGGACTTCTTTCTGAGGTGAATTCTCTGACATCCAGGAAGGCCAGATGCCTTTCTACCTGGATTATATTTATGGGGATTTTCTCGAGCGTGGATTTTTTGATGTATAAAAAGGCCAGATCTCCTGCTGAAGGATTTACCACACTCTTTACATCTATAGGATTTCTCCACAGTATGGATTCTAAGGTGTTTACAAAGGGACGCACTATGgctgaaagctttcccacattctttacagatatagggtttctctccagtatgagttCTTTGATGTTGAATGAGAGCTGAACTTTGGCTAAAGGCTTTCAaacattctttacatttaaataatttctctccAGTGTGGTTTTTCTGATGTTTACGAAGGGATGAATTGTGAATGAAGGctttttcacatatattacatttatagtGTTTCTCTGCTATCTTGATTTTTGGTTGGTTAAGTAAATTTGAATTCTGCTTGAagctatttctttgtatttcatattttgaggGTGTTTTTTCTCTAGCGACCCTCTGTTGCTTCACAAAGACTGATCTCAGGCTGAAATTTTGGCCAAAGTCAGTATTTTTATGGCTTCTTTCTACAGTGAGGAGTTTTGTATGGGTGATTGAAATTATTTGTAAACtttcatttttgtccttttgtttctttaatctgTCTTCATATACACAGGATTTTTCTGTTATGAAATTCCAGGGTTCATCCCTTTTGAGTCTTTTCCTTATTAGCTCCTGAAATAATGAATCTTGAGTTTGAGTTGACTTTGTAGTTTTAGGACTGCTCTtatatcctggaaaaaaaaaaaaaaatgcttatgatTCACATGACTGGCTGAAACATAATGTGtacaaagaataaatgttaatgatACCTAAATAAGGGCTTGCTTTCTGGCTTcctagcaagagaaaaaaataaataataatggatGATGGCAAAGGAAAAGGGTGACTAAAATCAAAGAAGCTCATTTAAGGAAGCtgagagttggggcgcctgggtggctcagtcgcttaagcatccaaattcggttcaggtcatgatctcatggttcgtgggttcaagccccgtgtcgggctctgtgctgacagctcagagcctggagcctgcttcagattctgtctccctctctctctgcccctcccatgctcacgctctgtctctatctctctcaaaaataaatgaacattataaaaaattaaaaaaaaaaaaagtaaggtgaGAGTGTACAAGTGACCAGGAGAATGAATGGAGAGGCAGGATTGGAGGATTAGGACATGCGGTCTGGCATCCAAAGCCTATGACAGACTTATACATTATTTCCATGACATTGTTCTCATTAATGCAATTATTTCTACTGCAGAATGAATGTCATCCCTCCAAACTTTTCTGTAGCCTTCAGACTCAGTTCCAGCATTAACTCCTCTGTGTACCCTGTGTACCCTGTGTGCCacgggcactgggttcactggaggctCCAGTGCCgtgggcactgggttcactggaggctCCAGTACCCTTTCACAATCCATTCCCTTTATTATACCACTTACtgtggtatatattttaatttatatacctAAGGGAGAAAATTATGAGCATATTCAGAGACAATGAGAAAGCCTTCAAAAAATTTCAGTagtaaaaacactgaagaaaataagaatttaggGATACTTTCTCAACAtgctaaaatacatatattttactcCTAAAAccagtatcttttttaaaaaatattttttaatgtatatttatttttgagacagagacacacagagtgcaagtgggagagggacagagagagagggagacacagaatatgaagcagactccaggctctgagctctcagcacagagcctgaagcagggctcgaactcacgaatagtgagatcatgacctgagccgaagtcagacgcttaactgactgaaccacccaggcacccctaccagtATCTTATTTAATGAAGAAACACATTTCCACTgtgatcaagaacaagacaaggatgcccattattttcactttattgtATTCACTTAATTGTATTGTATTgtgttgtattgtattgtattaatACAGTTACATAAGAAAAATCAGATGCACAAGGATGAGTAAAGAGGAAATAAACTAGCCCTATTTGCCAGTGATATTATACTCTATCTACTTAACTCCAGAAAACCAACAATAAAAACTTGGTCAGTGATGTATCAGGATAGAAAATTAACATGCTACAGACAATAACCTTCACTGACCCTAACAAAGGATTAGAGGAATGAATTTACAGGAAATGTAAAAAAACTTCtatgaagaaaatttgaaaacagtcTTGAATGACATTAAAGTACATCTGAACGAATGGAATGACCTCTTCTATTCTTGGATGGACCAACttattgttataaaaatataaagatattttaaagaaaatacataaaaatattttaaatcctgTGTAGAGATCAGGATTTCTCGACCTCAGCTGACATTTGGGgatagataattctttgttgtggggctgCCCTGTGCTTTAGCACCTACCCTTTCACCACTCCTACCTTCCCATGTTTACACTTTccataataaaactaaaaattaactcTTCTTCCACTTTCTGTTATTTATTGCAATAGGAGTGAATAGATTAATCTTTTTCCTCTTAAAGATCATATCTAATAAGAGACCTGCAACTTTAtttactgtcagcat
It contains:
- the LOC123601749 gene encoding zinc finger protein 354B, whose translation is MAIGQREARPRVSLTFEDVAVLFTREEWRKLSPSQRNLYQDVMLENYSNLVSLGLLFSKPKVISLLQQGEDPWKVEKESPGGPSLGYKSSPKTTKSTQTQDSLFQELIRKRLKRDEPWNFITEKSCVYEDRLKKQKDKNESLQIISITHTKLLTVERSHKNTDFGQNFSLRSVFVKQQRVAREKTPSKYEIQRNSFKQNSNLLNQPKIKIAEKHYKCNICEKAFIHNSSLRKHQKNHTGEKLFKCKECLKAFSQSSALIQHQRTHTGEKPYICKECGKAFSHSASLCKHLRIHTVEKSYRCKECGKSFSRRSGLFIHQKIHARENPHKYNPGRKASGLPGCQRIHLRKKSYLCNECGNTFKSSSSLRYHQRIHTGEKPFKCSECGRAFSQSASLIQHERIHTGEKPYRCNECGKGFTSISRLNRHRIIHTGEKLYNCNECGKALSSHSTLIIHERIHTGEKPCKCKVCGKAFRQSSALIQHQRMHTGERPYKCNECGKTFRCNSSLSNHQRIHTGEKPYRCLECGISFGQSAALIQHQRIHTGEKPFECNTCGKTFRQSSSLIAHQRIHTGEKPYECNTCGKLFSQRSSLTNHYKIHIEEDSLKVDLHVCKP